The stretch of DNA CCTTCCTCTTGTGATACGCATCCATTCGTACTTTAAAAAATCCTTTCAATATCTGTACGACACTGTCGTACTTGtttaaacattgattttcGTCAAATGCGCACtacaataaaaagatatcGTTGACAAATTTCCATTTAAATGCTATCAGTATCGATATTTCTAATACCTTACCATAGATGTTATAGACGTCGTTGTCTGAAGTTTGAATGCTTTATGAAGACCATCTCTTTCCAATTCGACCAATTTGTCACGATTCATTATTACTATGAAATGCACTGCCGTATCTGTATTGTACTCTTTGTAATCCCTaagataaaatgaatattcttagaaaaaaaaactgacaGAAAATTCTCACAAATCTTctcatcattattaataaatacttacGTAATAATAGCTGGTGTTTTATCAGTTCCATGTAACATAGGTTCTAACACGGTTTCCTTGTAAGTTTGCGTCCATGTGCCAATGGGAAGTTCAGTGATCTCCACTTTATCGGGTCCAATCACCGAAATCTCGCCACTTATAACATAACGGTAATCTCCACAGCTCTCCACAGAacctttgaaatttttgtaatatggtatctaaacaaaaaattgcgtaaaattaaaaaaatatctcaataCTTTGATATTTAGAGCATTTCATATACTTGGTAaagcatatataattttctaggTTTAATTTAATACCATTGGTTTCGGGTCCGCGCCATCCATCATCCTGTGTATATTCTCAATTATCTCTCGAGGATTATAGTTTGGTATCTTCGTCATCCATCCGGTACCGATGCCGTCAGCACCGTTCACTAATACCATAGGAATTACAGGAATGTAGAAAACAGGTTCAATCTTTTGATTGTCGTCATACTCGTGTTTCAAAAGTGGATCGTCATGTTTGTGGAATATAAACCTTGCCAAAGGActatggaaaaaaaagagatcagTGATATAGAGATatgtataatttctttttctataaataactATATCGTAATAAGTGGCAAATACCTGAGCATTGTGAAAATGTATCTCGGACTGGCAGCATCCTTTCCGCCAGCAAGTCTTGTACCGAATTGACCGATAGGTTGGAGCAGATTAATATTGTTGCTGCCCACAAAATTCTGCGCGAGATTAATTATGGTCGCCATTAGAGACATCTCACCATGATGGTAAGCCGAATGCTCGGCAACCGATCCCGCCAATTGTGCGACTTTCACCTCGCGTTTGTCATTGCGTTTTAAACAGGTAAACAATACTTTTCTCTGCCCTGGCTTAAAGCCGTCCATCATGTTCGGGATGGATCTCACGTTATCATAATTGCTGTACAACACTAGTTCAACGTTGATGAAGTCTGAGTAAGAGACAGTGCGTGTGTCTTTTTCATAGAGATAACGTTCGCCGAGACCAATTTCCTTTCGTCTCTTGGTTTCATTCATGTGATTCATCAGCCATTCCTTACGTTGATCAACGCATTTCTTGCTGAATGCCATGATAATGTTCTGATCATCTTGATCGCCATCATATCGAAAGCGTATTCTGTGTCTGGTCATATTCTCAAAGTACTCCTTTGCCTCCTTGGCAGTGGAAGTACCCAAACCTATATAATCccaaaaagaacattttaaatCGTACgaataagtttataaaatagcaGAAAACCAAAAAGATTTTGTAGTAAATACCTTTGTAGTATTTGATCTTATACGTATGAAAATTCTCAGTTTCCTTCTTCCACATCTCGAATTCTGGCAGAGAGAAGAAAGACAAGACTTGATTGCCCTTAGTGGCCTTTACGATAGGAGTAATAAATTCTTCGATAAAGTTCAGCCTTAATAACGACGGCCAGTTATGGTGGATAAAATTGATCAACAGTCCTTTGATATGTGAACCGTCCTAAATAAatccaattttataatatttctttatttacaataaataaattaatgaataaattatatatatatatatatatatatatatatatatatatatatatatatattacctgATCTTGATCAGTCATAATCATCATTTTTCCATAGCGCAACGTCTTCAAATCGTCTCGAGTCtcgtattttttcttgtattgAAGACCAAggatttttatcaaattgttgATTTCAGCATTTTCTAAGATCTGCTTATGAGTTGCTTCTCgtacatttaacattttaccTATGATCAAATaccaattattattacaattactcatttattttcaataaaacaaatttacctCTCAATGGAAATATGCCATATTTATCTCTGCCTATGGAAGCGATACCGGATACAGCCATTGTTTTGGCTGAATCTCCCTCAGTCAAGATAAGAGTGCACTCCAAGGATTTTGCAGTTCCTGCATCATTAGCGTCCTCTAACTTGGGTATACCGTGAAGCTTTCTTTGCTTTGATTTAGGGCCCAGTTTTTCAAGCTGACTGTCAGCTTTAAATTTCGCCCAGGATAACACGGCTTCCACGACACCGATTTTCGTGATCTacgttgaaaaaaatagtCAAAAGCGTACAGAcgtgtataaatttttgatacaaatattttacttacagaattaataaacttatcaGTTAGTACGCATTTGGAACCAAAGCTTTTCTGCTGCAGGGTCATATTCTCCTTGGTTTGCGAATCAAAAGTGGGATTGTTGATGAGACAGTTAATAAAAATCCACAagtgatttttaatttgaaacgGCTTAATGGCCACACCAGCTttgttcttcttttttaaagtttcGATCAATTGTTTGACTATTAACTCTGTCACATGATCGACGTGTCTCCCACCCTATCGACATTTTAAGtcagttcaaatatttaaactttttttttacagtttatcGAAAATTACTGTATACAGTAAATTATAGCAATTTCTCATCGCTTACCTTTGTTGTTGCAATACTATTTACAAAGGACATTTGTTGAAATCCTTTATCAGATAAAGTGAGTGCCACTTCCCATCGTGGGCCACAACTCTCGTACACAACTTTTAATGGGTTACCAAAATCATCTTCTTTACCTTTGATGTAACAATCAATGTAATCCTTAAAGGTCTTTACTGGTATACGAGTTCCATTCAAATAGACCTTGACGCCTTTCGAGGAAGCAGCTACGTCATACGCTCTTCGAGACATTAGAGATACAATATCATCATCGAGAGATTGCATCTTGAATTTTGACAAGTCTGGTGAAAATGTAACCTTTGTAAAATCCTCTCcataataatctttaattctAGGTTCACTGGCTTTTCCCATATTATCGCCCCAcgtctgtaaaaaaaaaaattataatatacataatagaattaaaaattgtgatatcaatttatttaatttcttgtaaaattcattttcttCTCTATTTAAAGAACAGATAAATCATGGGAGAAGTGCAACCAAAAAGAAATTGCGCTCACTTGTTTCAAGCTTTTCTTGTATTCCTTTGTTGCGGTCTCAACGGTAAAACGATGACTGAAAATGTTGCATAGTTTGGCACCGTAACCGTTTCTACCACCAGTCACTTTTTCCTCTTTATCGTCGTAATTGGATGATGTTAAAAGATGACCAAATATCATAGTGGGTACATACATCTTTTCCTCCTTGTGTATCACTACAGGGATGCCTTTGCCATTATTCCATACAGAAATGGTATTGTTTTCCCTGTAACAATAAACCATTTGATTAACGATCACAATTAATGCTAATTTCTTTCAAGGATTTTGAAAAGTGCATTTCTTCAGATAACTCACGAATCGATGTCAATCTTGATCATGTCCATTTTAGGATCGCGTTGTTTATTATCAGCAGCGTTCACCAGGATCTCgtcgaaaattttatataatccaGGAACGTACTTTATGTCCCTCTGTACCATCATCTCCTTCTCCTTATCGAAGACCCACATCATTTCTGTCACTGGTTCTACGGAACCGATGTAGGTATCGGGACGCAGTAGAATGTGTTCCAATTGCGATTTCTTTTGATAGATGCCTTCGATGGTCTTCTGCTTGGCAGCCTTGCTGTCGCCAGCTGCCCCATTCTCCATGGCTATACTAATTTTGGTACAATATACTCTTGGATATCTATAGATCAAGAAAAGTAGAGATTATgcacacatataaaaaattatatctgcaaactgctaaaaaaatagaatacaaGGTGGAAAAACAGCTCTGCTTTTTTCCtacaaattaatcaaattcaaccgtTTCACAGACTCTATTCTTCAACTGTTCAAGACTCTAATTTCGAGATCCGACGGAGAGGTGAAAATGCGTCTAGTACCAGGAGACGGAATAGATTACCGCAAGTAAAGACATCCACGTTGCAGAgagctttgaaaaaaatggcGGGAAAGGGTTATCATCTAATTGGCGCGATTTCGAGGAAAACAACAACCCCGTTTGTCACGGAAGACAGGGACACCTGTCCTCCTCTACCTcctgctcctcctcctccctccccttcACCGTAAATCGTGAAGGATCGTTGCGAAGCGCGAAAATCGCGGAACCGATACGGATGACTGTTACGGTGTACCTTCAGTGATCGCGCCTCAGCGCGCGTCAGTCAGGAGTGCGTCGCTCTCGCTACTTCGGCGGCGGCAGCGTCGGTTGTTTCTAGGACCGCAGGACCTCCATTCTTGAACCACAAACGCCGATAATTACTGGCATATCACAGGTGAGCGCGGGGGCGATCGTTTCGCTAGACGCACATCGACGAGCCACCCGACGATCCTGTTTCACTCGCTCGAACCGCCGGTGATCACCATCGGTTACGACGTGACAGACGAGGTACTTCTCGCTAACGTATACCACATACACTTCGCGCTTCGTGCATCGCGTCGTCCGCGCTTCCGCCGCTCACTTCGCGCTACTCGGCTTGCCTCCGCAAACAGAGCTACCAACTGACTTGTGCGACACGTTCTATACCCTTCCTGTTTTGTGTGCCTTCCATGATAACGCCTCGCGTAGGTCTGATTGGTTGATTGTTAGGGAACTTTCGAGGTACCTAGAAACTTTCACGGAAAATCAGGAATGCGGCCAACCCACGCGAGTCCGTGCACAAATagctcaaaaatttatttaaaatctgcTTTGatcgaaaaatgaaaataatcgtACTCAgcaattcaaaaaaattttatcttcagggtatcgatcatgtaatttttcccctagggcggaaacgtgaaaagttgTTGTCTCTTTCCATTCAACacaatagaaagagatagttacatgaaacttttcacgtttccgcctCAAGGAAAAAGTTATAAGATTGCTGCCCTGATATATCATACAAAATggacaaaaattgaaaacaaaaatggAAGATATAAATTTCGAGAAAATTCAACAAATACTGAACTTTTTTCTTTAGCGATTAATATCCGATAAATTTTGTGCGGTTAAATTCTTCCTTTTATGTGTcagcaaacaaaaaattaacaattctattgatgttaataaaatgttgcaaGTATCGCTAGAGTTAATCGCTAATTAAAACGTTCATCGTTAATATTTACCATTTATATCTGTGACAGAAACAAGAATCGAAAATATGGATTCCAAGATAATTCAAAGACAAGataccaattttttttctttacttcaTTGATCAAAATCCAATAAAATTCACCTAGTTTAATTCTTCCTCTCAAGTGttagataacaaaaaattaaattctatccgtgttaataaaatactgCAGGTATCGCTCGAGCTAAACTAATTGTTTATCGCAAGCCTTATCCGATCTCTAAATATAATGGGACAAGGTAGAGGATATCATATTAATGGGAATAATTCTGGATACGCAATTCCTCAATAACGACGCATTTTTCTGAGGAGGCACGTGTTTTGTCGTGCTTACATTGTATCTTTATACAACTATTACTCTTAATCCATTATTTATCATACGGCAACTTTTTGCTTGCAAGATTGTTACTGTTGGATACTTCACTGCTTTGTTCggtattacataaaaaaaaaatctgtcgATAGTTTTATATGCCTGCTTTTCTATCGTAAACGCGCTattaaaaaggagaaaaacGATACAAGCCTCAGTATTACGAGAACGGCAGAAAAGAAAGCATATAGATACGCGAATAATAAATCAGagttaaatacaaaatgaaatTCACTACTGCTGTCTCCGGTCTCGTGGGTGATTTTCGATTGGATTTTTCATAGCAGCAGATGTCCACATAGTTGAAAAATTGTCGAAATTCTTGCTAGGAGGGGCGCGGCTTAATGGAATGATGATTGGACGAATGAAGAGATCGGTAGTAGTGAGGAAGAGTACCTGTGGAAAAAAATCAAGTAGACTacatcatttatatatatatgtgtatcgtgtattttgtaattgtataaattatatttataaaatattatatttatcaataattagtCGCGAAGctgaattaacaaaaatagaaCTAGACactcaattttaaattaatgttgcaTCTCCACAAACAAACGAACACTGGCGAATATGATAATATTCAGAAACAAACAAACAAcatgtagagagagagagaaagagagagagaaagagagagagagagagagagagagagagaaagagagagagagagagagagagattgccGCTGTATAAATTTCGTAAAGTGACGACGCGCGAGAAAGCGCCAAGTTCCTATTATGCGGCAACTCACCAGCGGTTACAACGCGAATTGCACTGAGTTCGCGAATGAAGATTTTCGTTAGTACGGCTGGTGCCTCTGATTTTGGCGACCGCCACCACCTCTTTGCTTGCCGCCGTAGCCTGAGCCACCTGAAACAATACCGACACTGTGCCGTTAGTCTATGTTTATCTTTACAACACAAGTTTATGTAGCTACAATTATACGACTATAATTACACAAGTTAATAACGTAACAACAGATCGAGTTCTATAAAGTAGCGCACGCATATCTCGGTAGGAATAAACTACGCTACCAACAATCAAATACTACGAAGGAGGATATTACTACTGCTAATATAAGAACAAAGAGGCTACAGGCTAAGGTAGTAAGCTGTTATACTTTTCGAATCCATACCGTTCCTTTTGATACGCATCTCTCTGGAATTCTAATAACATTTgccttatctttttttcttcgtgttattacaaaacaataattaagcaacatgtatatttataagcaaaaataaaaaacaatataaaagcaagacaaataaaattaattttttttactttaatgcTTCCACTAATCAAAACTAATCATTTACGTCAAGATTACATTTATCAAACTGAAATctagagggggggaggggattAAATTGCTTTCGTTACAATCAAAGAGTTACTAGGATGGGTGCAATTCTAGCGGTGGCaaagctaaataaaaaaaaaagagagagagctaaATAATGGgtagtaaaatatatcaagGAACGCTGTAATGCGTACCTTTACCGCGTACACCACCGCGCCCGCCCGCGTAGCCACCTTCGTAATTACCACCGCCATAGCCGTAGCCATCTGCGTTTCATGAAACACATCGTACAATGGAGTCAGTATCCGCACGTACCATCGAGATTTCAATGCATTGTAAGaagtaatgaaataaataaatatcgtaactgtgtaaaaaaaaattaaaaattcaaaggGCAAGATTCTAATCGGAAAAAAAACCGATGCAAAGATACTCTCTGAAGATCGCCAGGATACTGACCATTTCATGACAGAAAGTACCTCACCCTAGGATTtattcaaattcaaattttcttttataatttctgcTTATACGATAAAGAACAATAGATAATCACCACCATATCCGGTGTAATCATAACCTCCATAACCGCCGTAACCGCCGCTGTAGTAATCGTATCCCCCGTAACCGTCGTAACCACCACCGTAGCCGCCTTGGCCATAACCGCCACCGTAACCGCCTCCATAGCCCTGTCCCCAACCACCTTGTCCTCCGAATCCGCGACCCCGACCGCCACGAGCTCCTCTGCCACGGCTCATCATTCCCCCGCGCATTCCGGCCATACCGTCCAATTTAGGCGTTGCTTTCTTCACATCCACCTGGCAAAAGATCAAAATCGATAAAACAAATTGCATTTgttgatttataaaatgtaacagttgaatttcaaatttaataaataaataaaacatgaaaaGGCAAatgaaagttataattaatgtgcatatattaacaattcaatataatacaatattactaAAGTGTTAAACACCTTAGGCCTGTTCTTCgttgctgcactggtgcaataagttagaatgaaacaaatatattttttctcattctaacttattgcaccagtacagCAGTACAGCTACCAAGAACAAGcctcttatttaaaattattactgtaTTAAATTGCTAATATATATGCGCATTAACAATAGTGCCCGACTCTCGTTTGTTTTCCACTTGCTATtcttattaattgatattgcgaattctttaattatttattaattaaattcacaaACTCCTCGTTGTGTTAGATAGAAGACCAACAAAACTCACAGCTTTTCCATTGATGGTTTGTTTGGGTGTCTTAAGAAGTTCGTTGACCACTTGTTCCGattcaaatgtaataaagCAGAACCCTTTCCTTTGATTCTTTGTCTTATCAAACGGCATCTCTACTTCaacaatcttaaaaaaaaagggggaaacATAAGCGACAATTCATTTTTCTTCGACTCATTTCTTGCGTCTGTttctgagagaaaaaaagatttacattTCCAAATTGCGAGAAAAAGTTCTTAATATCGTCATCGGACAATTCCGTCGAGAGACCACCGACGAAAATTTTGCCATGTCTAGCTTTCGCTTTCTTAGGATCcacttttttgttattgatgACATGATCGCCAGCTGACATAATCTGCAAATCATCAGATTCGTTTTAAGaacaattaacattatttgtaacatttaaaatactttttattttaataaaaaccatcgattaaaaaaaataccttgTCGAGAGCTTCAGCCTTAGAAAAgacaataaatgcaaaacCTCTCGATCTTCCTGTGTTAGGATCTGTTTTAACATTAATGCTCTCAATGTCACCATATGTACTAAAATGTTCTCTTAATTCCTCTGAaattaacaacaaaaataaagattaatgatacggataaaatacaaattgttaaaaatataaagtactcACTGTCAGTGGTTTCCCAGCTTAAGCCACCAACAAATAATTTCCTGCAAAcaataaacagaaataaaattttttaagtaaatataatggATAACGCGTTTGCCGCCCTAACTCTCCAACCGCTAATGCGGTGCTATGATAAttgcgatattattttaattgaattttttataggcacacaaatgttaaaagataaacgaaaaagaaaaatagaaattgaaTTGTGCCTATCAATCATAGATCCTGATTATTTCCGGTCAACCTGCAAAGCAATggaactaatttatttttaccaaaGAGAGAACAgagattttcattaaataaaaccaattgcttctacaaatttaatattgatttaatgtcATATTccaatgcaaattaaaattgtactaCAATTTAACAGAGTGCAAATTGATGATCCATGATGCTATATCTGGAGAAAgcactgcaaaaaattttggacTTGTATTTATACAAAGCACAATAAATCCCACCCATTTCCGATTGTAGGAAATTGGAATTTCAATTGCAGCGACATACAATGTAGGTTGTCCCaagattataaatttggaaaaataaacaCGTTCCTTGCGTGTGAGACTAAACAAGAATTGTTATActgacgataaaaaaatagtaaacgTTACAAGATACCAAGATATATCCCTAAAACAAATGAACTCTTATTAAGttgaatgaaatattattgtacaaaattacatatgcAGTTGCTACGCAATAGCGTAGTTAAAGTGAAGCTATGGAGAGACGGCGGCTTTGCGCACCACAAGTCAACTCGATTTATATTGCaccatatatatgtatatatgttatatacatatatataatactttcgtaaaaaatattgaaggaaaagttttagaaaaaaaggtaCATATGCATAAGTATGTTTATGTGTATACATGTGTGTGAGTgtagtagaaaaaaaaacgcatcaaAGAAAGCAAAGTACTGCTATTACAATGGTGATCCAAATAAGCTACACACAACTCCAGATGAGATATTCTGCTGCCcctaaagaaaatacaaataactTCTCTAAGTTACAAAAATCTCCCGATTATTAATTGGCCGAAATTATATAGTGGCATATGATGTAGATTGACTGCAACAACTCTATATTGGAAaagctaaaaattaattttccacaGATTACAACAGATTAATGTATTGGTCACTGCATgattttgctctgttcttatAATTCTCgttctttgcttttttttatttgacttctttttaaacaacattatatatattattgtgcATTACATCAGACACTCGTacgcatacatatatatatatgatattttatatcttacagTTTGTTAAGAAGGCATTACATTACACACGACTTTTGTCTCGAGTCTCGAGTGATTTCATACTTTTCATCACATTCAAACAACAAGCTGCAATATGTACACACTTTGTAcgtttttctatcttttccttaaactttttgctttttttttccggCGATGTTAAGTCTGTActtatatacgtatttatcgagatatataatatatacatatgtcgGTTTTCATATCATCTATTGCTGATGATAAATACCATGGGTACCAGTCTCTCGCCGGTATCTGTTGTCAGGTCAGGTCACAGTTAGCCGGTTGCAAGCAGCCCGCCATAATCGCACTGGGACGTTTTGCCACCTGCAGACCAAGTCACAGAAACTGCGTTAATGGCGTTCCAGAGCCTAGCTGGAGATGTTTGCATTGGCCCTAGTGTCTCTGTGCATTTTTCATCATGCCCAAATATCACACTCGAATCAGCGGAAATTACTTTAAGTATActctgtatgtatgtatatccaGCGTCAAGCGCGTGTCGCTGCGACACACGCGGTATGATTTGAGACTCAACAGGTAACATTTGACTCGACTTGATTTCCACAGCGCACACTTTTTCGTGTTGTGACGTAACATGGATGGACTTGAGAACTCGATGGCTCGATCGCTCACAATAATTTTCCGAACCCCAAAGCTCATTCACGGAAGCCTCACAGTTTCAATTCAGAGACAGAGATGCGCCCAAGGACACAAGCGTTCGGACGGATTTTTCGTCAATCGTTATCGAGCAATTGACTAGATCTGAATTTTCTCAACCGTAAACTGTTATACTGTGAATAAGGAAAGGATGACTCGTAGTAACTGATCAAACGTGgacttttcaaaattacattctataaaaaaaaatagaaatacaatacaaattatcttatttcttacagaatattatataagtaagATCTACAAGTAATACATACAAACTCTTTCAATCAATGACGAAATTGTGACTGCCCTCCATTAATTATAGGACTAGAAGAGAATTAATCGGCTGAATGAGAACAGAGAACAAaagagattttataaaaaaaattagaaagcttggaaaaaaaaaacattggaCACATATCTCGTAATAAGTAACAATACATGTATGTAATCGTAATCACAGCATAATAAtgagtatattatatatttaccttatttttattcgtaCTAAAGCAATACGTAAGATATCTCGAAACAGTTTTGCTACGAGTGTATAATCGATGGGTAATAAGTAGCAGCGAAATTGTTCAATTGCATAATTCACATTTGTTTATTGctctatatacaaaatatctaatttgcAAACATCTGTTTGCGATAATGGGGGAATAATACCGGAGCTGCGAAGTGACGTCAGAGATTTGTCGCGGTCCATGTACTCTCGGCGCTCAAACACGACGCGGCAAACATGAACGACGTTATCGCGTAGGAGGGAGAGAGTGATAGGGGAAGAGGAGAAGGGAGGGAGATGGGGTAGGCGGGGAGAAAGAAACAAAGCGGCAAAAAATCGAACGCGAGCGTGGAAAATGACGTACGTACACGCGGCGGGGCGCGAAGCGAAGCGGGTTTCCACGCGCTACGGGCGGCgtaagcgagagagagaaaaaaaaaaagagatcgcGTTTGAGCTCACAACGAACGAGCGTAGCGTAACTACCCGCGCGGGCGGCGCCGGCGAACAAAAAGAAGCGCACCGGCGAGCGCATCGCGGCCGAGCGGCGCGGGCGgatcgcgcgagcgagcgatcgACGCCCGGTGCACGACCGATGCGCGCGGATTTTCATCTCGGTCTCGAACCGGCCCCATCGCCATCTTGTCCGGCTCATGTCGGAAGCGAGGGAGCCGCTACCGCCGCGGGGGACGCCGAACGATTTCGCGGGAAACCCGCCTCGATTGGACCCGAGTCTGCGGACGGACACGCCGTTGTCGGATGATCACCGAGGGCATCGGAGTCGCGCCCGAATCGCGCGGCGTCGGGTCTCTCACGAGAGCCGGTACAGACGGGATTGGATGGAAGAGATCTTACCTATCCTCCTGCGAATCTGCCTGGCCATTCTCCACGGCGTCCCCGCCGCCACCGATGCCGCCGCTCTCGGCATCGCCGTTCTTCTCGAAATTTTGCTCCGCAACGTCCTCACTGAAGTCCTTGTTCTCTTGCTGATCAGCCATTGTTTACAGCCGCGTTACGCGCACTCGCCGGGTGTCAACGAATACGAGAGGAAGATcggaaaagatagaaaattattacaattacactCAGATCGGTGGACGACTGCAGCGAGACGAGTCCACGGCAAGGAGCAAAGAGAGATAGATGGAAGAATGGAATGCCCGCGATGAATTCCGCGAAACGCCGGCGACAGACCTGCCTCCTGTTGACAGGATAGCGAAAACTGCGCGCAGGCAACCGCGTTCTCTACAGCCAATCGGAAACGCACTCTGCTCCGGCGCTCGACCAATCGGAACGGAAGGAACGAGTGGATTCCGTCATCTATTGGACAAATCCGGAAATTGTAAGTACTTAAGCCTTCGGCACttgatacgatttttcatggtAGATTGCATACaaaattccgattaatttataaaaaaaagtaaccaACAATTTTACCTGTTACGTGTGTCATGTTGTTTACCTTTTGTACTTTTCAAACGTACACTCGTGCCGTTTTTAAGCAACGCgaaaaatctcaaaaatttttaccaattaATTACGATCGAAAGTCGGAAGTCACATGCACATTTACAGCACttccgccgcgcgcgcgcatcgGGTTTTTGGGCGCCGCGCCATCAGACGGCGCTGCTGGCGACGAGGTCGGCGACGAAAAGTTTGTTGGCCTCCGGTCAGCACCTGGCCTCTCGCGCGATGATTAGATTAAT from Monomorium pharaonis isolate MP-MQ-018 unplaced genomic scaffold, ASM1337386v2 scaffold_73, whole genome shotgun sequence encodes:
- the LOC105839555 gene encoding DNA topoisomerase 2 isoform X2, producing the protein MENGAAGDSKAAKQKTIEGIYQKKSQLEHILLRPDTYIGSVEPVTEMMWVFDKEKEMMVQRDIKYVPGLYKIFDEILVNAADNKQRDPKMDMIKIDIDSENNTISVWNNGKGIPVVIHKEEKMYVPTMIFGHLLTSSNYDDKEEKVTGGRNGYGAKLCNIFSHRFTVETATKEYKKSLKQTWGDNMGKASEPRIKDYYGEDFTKVTFSPDLSKFKMQSLDDDIVSLMSRRAYDVAASSKGVKVYLNGTRIPVKTFKDYIDCYIKGKEDDFGNPLKVVYESCGPRWEVALTLSDKGFQQMSFVNSIATTKGGRHVDHVTELIVKQLIETLKKKNKAGVAIKPFQIKNHLWIFINCLINNPTFDSQTKENMTLQQKSFGSKCVLTDKFINSITKIGVVEAVLSWAKFKADSQLEKLGPKSKQRKLHGIPKLEDANDAGTAKSLECTLILTEGDSAKTMAVSGIASIGRDKYGIFPLRGKMLNVREATHKQILENAEINNLIKILGLQYKKKYETRDDLKTLRYGKMMIMTDQDQDGSHIKGLLINFIHHNWPSLLRLNFIEEFITPIVKATKGNQVLSFFSLPEFEMWKKETENFHTYKIKYYKGLGTSTAKEAKEYFENMTRHRIRFRYDGDQDDQNIIMAFSKKCVDQRKEWLMNHMNETKRRKEIGLGERYLYEKDTRTVSYSDFINVELVLYSNYDNVRSIPNMMDGFKPGQRKVLFTCLKRNDKREVKVAQLAGSVAEHSAYHHGEMSLMATIINLAQNFVGSNNINLLQPIGQFGTRLAGGKDAASPRYIFTMLSPLARFIFHKHDDPLLKHEYDDNQKIEPVFYIPVIPMVLVNGADGIGTGWMTKIPNYNPREIIENIHRMMDGADPKPMIPYYKNFKGSVESCGDYRYVISGEISVIGPDKVEITELPIGTWTQTYKETVLEPMLHGTDKTPAIITDYKEYNTDTAVHFIVIMNRDKLVELERDGLHKAFKLQTTTSITSMCAFDENQCLNKYDSVVQILKGFFKVRMDAYHKRKDYLEGVLQAEAAKLSNQARFILEKCDGTLVVENKKKKDMIAELVRRNYESDPVVAWKLSQNREQVLEEVVENDEESAPTASVIEKENFDYLLGMTMWSLTREKKDDLLRQRDEKIAELKRLQARSPISLWKEDLDNLLAELNKLEEKEQKEQIKSKQHEKKPPSKFYSKTEDTRRIAPVIDVELKKKIEKADIVSKDKKEGIKKPRGKKEQTSIEEKDEFDALVDSNTKSLEHRLGNSPEKIEKKATKKGLKQTTLQFKPIKKGAKKKDKDSDDSDDIDFGSISPLPERAEPRTSRRAAATKKKYNMSSSDSEDSNEMFGPSSDSEQISKKKDSVLVLSDSDDNLNLKPNKKPQPTMTSEELFDSLVGNSPEKQSVSDKKPVIPSSEEESPTKFTPPKKAPAKKKAENGGNKGVKRQKKKPKSSEDSDTDELFTSKQIKKKKKSDSDEDVATTDDSPLPPPRKIGGRARKPISYALKSDDSDDSD